The following are encoded together in the Mumia sp. Pv4-285 genome:
- a CDS encoding multifunctional oxoglutarate decarboxylase/oxoglutarate dehydrogenase thiamine pyrophosphate-binding subunit/dihydrolipoyllysine-residue succinyltransferase subunit: MPCGRGRHSDNPEEAIEAVAESDSPLPDFGTNQWLVEEMYERYKTDPASVDASWTRLFEGGGTTPASPPTGTATATKTKAAPAATVKAPAKPVPDQAAAKPADTKPAAKPAAAKPAAKPAAKQATASAPPAKASTPAPAATDVEKVVLRGAAARTALNMDESLTVPTATSVRSVPVKLLIDNRIVINNHLARARGGKVSFTHLIGYALVKALRAMPEMNAGFEVVDGKPHLLRPEHINLGLAIDLAKPDGTRQLLVPSIKQADTMDFAGFWTAYEAVVDKARNNKLTVADFQGTTISLTNPGTIGTNHSVPRLMKGQGAIIGVGSMDYPPEFQGASEHTIATQAISKMMTLTSTYDHRIIQGAQSGDFLRRVSGLLLGEEGFYDEIFAALRIPYEPIRWARDIAVSHDDEVHRQARVLELIHAFRVRGHLMADTNPLDHSPRSHPDLEISSHGLTLWDLEREFATGSFGGRERRFMKLREILGILRDSYARTSGIEYMHIQDPEQRLWIQERVERPHTKPPREEQLRILHKLNQAEAFETFLQTKFVGQKRFSLEGSETTIPLVDEICEAAAADSLDEVCIGMAHRGRLNVLVNIAGKNPGYVFREFEGNIDPRTVQGSGDVKYHLGVEGEFTAASGDTIKVSVAANPSHLEVVDPVLEGITRAKQDRLNRGEEFPILPLLIHGDAAFAGQGVVAETLNLSQLRGYRTGGTIHVIVNNQVGFTTSPSSSRSSTYATDVARMIQAPIFHVNGDDPEACLRIAQLAYEYRKAFKSDVVIDLITYRKRGHNEGDDPSFTQPLMYDVIENKRSVRVLYTSALVGRGDITIEEAEGALKDYQDQLQRVFAEASTVSDYQTAPEYPEKPELERVETAVSMETLKSIAEAYTAVPDGFTVHPKVLPQLQRRAASITAGPIDWGTGEIIAIGSLLLDGRPVRLAGQDSRRGTFSQRFATIIDRKNGNEWTPLTRMSEDQGTFYIYDSLLSEYAALGFEYGYSVARPEALTMWEAQFGDFVNGAQSVIDEYISAGEAKWGQKSGVVLLLPHGFEGQGPDHSSARIERFLQLAAEDAMVIAQPSTSASYFHLLRQQNLESEHRPLIVFTPKQLLRLKAAASQPEDFTSGTFQPVLADPSESSIAADAVERVILTSGRVAYDLLANRSTVEADGIRTAILRVEQLYPVPVDEIKAELAKYPNARELRWVQDEPANQGPWPHMALNLAPELDLPLVRVSRDASAAPSVGSHKRHVEENKALMERSFA, from the coding sequence TGCCCTGTGGGCGTGGGAGACATTCGGACAACCCGGAAGAGGCGATCGAGGCCGTGGCCGAGAGCGACAGCCCCCTGCCAGATTTTGGCACCAACCAGTGGCTGGTTGAGGAGATGTACGAGCGCTACAAGACCGACCCCGCGTCGGTCGACGCGTCGTGGACGCGACTCTTCGAGGGAGGTGGAACGACGCCGGCCAGCCCGCCGACCGGGACGGCGACGGCGACGAAGACGAAGGCCGCCCCTGCCGCGACGGTGAAGGCGCCGGCGAAGCCCGTGCCCGATCAGGCAGCGGCGAAGCCCGCTGACACGAAGCCCGCTGCGAAGCCCGCGGCAGCCAAGCCGGCAGCCAAGCCCGCCGCGAAGCAGGCGACCGCCTCCGCACCGCCGGCGAAGGCCAGCACCCCCGCCCCGGCCGCCACCGACGTCGAGAAGGTCGTCCTGCGCGGCGCCGCGGCCCGCACCGCGCTCAACATGGACGAGAGCCTCACGGTCCCCACCGCGACGAGCGTCCGGTCGGTCCCGGTGAAGCTGCTGATCGACAACCGCATCGTCATCAACAACCACCTCGCCCGCGCACGCGGCGGCAAGGTCTCGTTCACCCACCTCATCGGCTACGCGCTCGTCAAGGCGCTCCGGGCGATGCCGGAGATGAACGCCGGCTTCGAGGTCGTCGACGGCAAGCCGCACCTCCTCAGGCCGGAGCACATCAACCTCGGCCTCGCGATCGACCTCGCCAAGCCCGACGGCACGCGCCAGCTGCTGGTGCCGTCGATCAAGCAGGCCGACACGATGGACTTCGCCGGCTTCTGGACGGCGTACGAGGCCGTCGTGGACAAGGCCCGCAACAACAAGCTCACGGTGGCCGACTTCCAGGGCACCACGATCAGCCTCACCAACCCGGGCACGATCGGCACCAACCACTCGGTCCCGCGCCTGATGAAGGGGCAGGGCGCCATCATCGGCGTCGGCTCCATGGACTACCCGCCGGAGTTCCAGGGCGCGTCCGAGCACACGATCGCGACCCAAGCGATCTCCAAGATGATGACGCTGACGTCGACCTACGACCACCGCATCATCCAGGGCGCCCAGTCCGGTGACTTCCTGCGTCGCGTCAGCGGTCTCCTCCTCGGCGAGGAGGGCTTCTACGACGAGATCTTCGCCGCGCTCAGGATCCCGTACGAGCCCATCCGGTGGGCACGCGACATCGCGGTCAGCCACGACGACGAGGTGCACCGTCAGGCGCGCGTCCTCGAGCTCATCCACGCGTTCCGCGTGCGCGGGCACCTGATGGCCGACACCAACCCCCTCGACCACTCCCCCCGCAGCCACCCCGACCTCGAGATCTCCTCGCACGGTCTGACGCTGTGGGACCTCGAGCGCGAGTTCGCGACCGGCTCGTTCGGTGGCCGCGAGCGTCGCTTCATGAAGCTGCGCGAGATTCTCGGCATCCTCCGCGACTCGTACGCCCGCACGTCCGGCATCGAGTACATGCACATCCAGGACCCGGAGCAGCGTCTCTGGATCCAAGAGCGCGTCGAGCGCCCGCACACCAAGCCGCCCCGCGAGGAGCAGCTGCGGATCCTCCACAAGCTCAATCAGGCCGAGGCGTTCGAGACGTTCCTGCAGACGAAGTTCGTCGGTCAGAAGCGCTTCAGCCTCGAGGGCTCGGAGACGACGATCCCGCTCGTCGACGAGATCTGCGAGGCTGCCGCGGCCGACTCGCTCGACGAGGTCTGCATCGGCATGGCGCACCGCGGACGCCTCAACGTCCTGGTGAACATCGCCGGCAAGAACCCCGGCTACGTGTTCCGCGAGTTCGAGGGCAACATCGACCCGCGCACCGTCCAGGGCTCGGGTGACGTGAAGTACCACCTGGGCGTCGAGGGCGAGTTCACGGCCGCGAGCGGCGACACCATCAAGGTGTCGGTCGCTGCGAACCCGTCGCACCTCGAGGTCGTCGACCCGGTGCTCGAAGGCATCACGCGCGCCAAGCAGGACCGCCTGAACCGCGGCGAGGAGTTCCCGATCCTCCCGCTGCTCATCCACGGCGACGCGGCGTTCGCGGGGCAGGGCGTGGTCGCGGAGACGCTCAACCTCTCCCAGCTGCGCGGCTACCGCACCGGCGGCACCATCCACGTCATCGTCAACAACCAGGTGGGCTTCACCACCTCGCCGAGCTCGTCGCGGTCCTCGACGTACGCGACCGACGTCGCCCGGATGATCCAGGCGCCGATCTTCCACGTCAACGGCGACGACCCGGAGGCGTGCCTCCGCATCGCCCAGCTGGCCTACGAGTACCGCAAGGCGTTCAAGAGCGACGTGGTCATCGACCTCATCACGTACCGCAAGCGAGGTCACAACGAGGGCGACGACCCGAGCTTCACGCAGCCGCTGATGTACGACGTCATCGAGAACAAGCGCTCGGTCCGCGTCCTCTACACCTCCGCGCTCGTGGGTCGTGGCGACATCACGATCGAAGAGGCGGAGGGCGCGCTCAAGGACTACCAGGACCAGCTCCAGCGGGTGTTCGCCGAGGCGAGCACGGTCAGCGACTACCAGACCGCCCCCGAGTACCCGGAGAAGCCGGAGCTGGAGCGCGTCGAGACGGCCGTCTCCATGGAGACGCTCAAGTCGATCGCCGAGGCGTACACGGCCGTTCCCGACGGCTTCACCGTCCACCCGAAGGTGCTCCCGCAGCTGCAGCGTCGCGCCGCATCGATCACCGCCGGCCCCATCGACTGGGGCACCGGCGAGATCATCGCGATCGGCTCGCTCCTGCTCGACGGGCGCCCCGTGCGCCTCGCCGGCCAGGACTCGCGCCGCGGCACCTTCTCGCAGCGGTTCGCGACCATCATCGACCGCAAGAACGGCAACGAGTGGACACCGCTCACGCGGATGTCCGAGGACCAAGGCACGTTCTACATCTACGACTCGCTGCTCAGCGAGTACGCCGCCCTGGGCTTCGAGTACGGCTACTCGGTCGCGCGTCCTGAGGCACTCACGATGTGGGAGGCGCAGTTCGGCGACTTCGTCAACGGCGCTCAGTCGGTCATCGACGAGTACATCTCGGCGGGCGAGGCGAAGTGGGGCCAGAAGTCGGGCGTCGTCCTGCTCCTGCCGCACGGGTTCGAGGGCCAGGGTCCCGACCACTCGTCCGCACGCATCGAGCGCTTCCTGCAACTCGCTGCCGAGGACGCGATGGTCATCGCCCAGCCGTCGACGTCTGCCTCGTACTTCCACCTGCTGCGCCAGCAGAACCTCGAGAGCGAGCACCGCCCGCTCATCGTGTTCACGCCCAAGCAGCTGCTCCGCCTGAAGGCCGCCGCGTCGCAGCCCGAGGACTTCACGTCGGGCACGTTCCAGCCGGTGCTCGCGGACCCGTCGGAGTCGAGCATCGCCGCGGACGCGGTCGAGCGCGTGATCCTGACCTCCGGGCGCGTCGCGTACGACCTCCTCGCGAACCGGTCGACGGTGGAGGCGGACGGCATCCGTACGGCGATCCTGCGTGTCGAGCAGCTGTACCCGGTCCCGGTCGACGAGATCAAGGCCGAGCTCGCGAAGTACCCGAACGCACGCGAGCTGCGCTGGGTCCAGGACGAGCCCGCCAACCAGGGGCCGTGGCCGCACATGGCGCTCAACCTGGCGCCGGAGCTGGACCTGCCGCTCGTCCGTGTCTCGCGTGACGCGTCGGCCGCCCCGTCGGTCGGCAGCCACAAGCGTCACGTCGAGGAGAACAAGGCGCTCATGGAGCGCTCGTTCGCCTGA